A single genomic interval of Palaemon carinicauda isolate YSFRI2023 unplaced genomic scaffold, ASM3689809v2 scaffold9, whole genome shotgun sequence harbors:
- the LOC137637635 gene encoding uncharacterized protein, with protein MILKGDNLEFTSDAFIDINQPGFANPQITNFTSQLVNYTLEFRFEMDSYTYHPLNICITKNSLEMTFSADGIMINVEGRPDLTHELNDPPDAMVEAINNDLTLNASNITATFNERHCQDQGI; from the exons ATGATCCTCAAAGGAGACAATTTGGAATTCACCAGTGATGCCTTTATTGACATTAATCAACCAGGTTTTGCCAATCCACAAATAACCAACTTTAC TTCGCAGCTGGTTAACTATACTCTGGAGTTTAGGTTCGAAATGGACAGTTACACGTACCATCCCTTAAATATCTGCATCACCAAAAATTCTCTCGAAATGACCTTCTCTGCTGATGGAATCATG ATCAACGTTGAAGGCCGTCCAGACCTGACTCATGAGCTGAATGATCCTCCAGATGCAATGGTGGAGGCTATAAATAATGACCTTACTCTCAATGCGAGCAACATTACCGCAACATTCAACGAGAGACATTGCCAAGACCAAGGAATATGA